One Candidatus Dadabacteria bacterium genomic region harbors:
- a CDS encoding LysM peptidoglycan-binding domain-containing protein — protein sequence MNLTVILSILLAVFFPWASVTASSLTQLPEHVQGAQAESTELTEKVPEAEPTDTLRSPEDKSKKAEETAKTDTNPAAQSSLSSDEQGPQAQQTETGTEEISEAEPTDASQSYEDIKFEIKRNSKVDRYIRRFSGKGKQNFAVILKRSGKYLPEIKEMLRSEGVPQEIAYLPIIESGFNPRAVSRKNAVGLWQFIRPTGLKYGLKINYWVDERMHAEKSTLAAARYLRKLYEEFGSWELALAAYNCGEKRVAKAIRRTGSTDFWTVSRRLPRETRNYVPKFNAALIIAKNPEKYGFRITETGRDYEAVSVPPRKSIAEIANLLDMGYKEISNYNPSLVGLSTPPGKSYKLKVPKGYGEKLLAVKSEVETLKDVKTPFRTRPVRYTVKTDDSLWKIARKFGTSVEKLKYANDLSGTIIRPGQRLKIPARGNVIYVKHKIRPGENIYVLAKRYGTSIDEIKRANNLKGSLIIAGKTLSIPQRLSHSYVPQDVPKKVHHKIIPGDTLSELALRYRVSVSQIKRWNNMSSTMLIAGRNLVIYK from the coding sequence ATGAACTTAACAGTCATACTTAGTATTCTCCTCGCCGTTTTTTTCCCGTGGGCATCCGTCACCGCCTCAAGCCTGACGCAACTCCCTGAGCATGTCCAAGGGGCACAGGCAGAGTCCACCGAGCTAACCGAAAAAGTCCCAGAAGCTGAGCCTACAGACACTTTGCGGAGCCCCGAAGACAAGAGCAAAAAAGCTGAGGAAACCGCAAAAACAGATACGAATCCTGCAGCCCAGTCATCCCTTAGTTCTGACGAACAAGGCCCACAGGCCCAGCAGACAGAGACTGGAACCGAAGAAATCTCAGAGGCCGAACCCACAGACGCTTCGCAGAGCTACGAAGACATAAAATTCGAGATAAAAAGAAACTCAAAGGTTGATCGCTATATCCGACGGTTCTCAGGAAAAGGAAAACAAAATTTCGCCGTGATTCTCAAACGCTCCGGGAAATATCTTCCGGAGATAAAGGAAATGCTTCGCTCCGAAGGTGTTCCCCAGGAGATTGCATATCTGCCTATTATAGAAAGCGGGTTTAATCCACGCGCCGTTTCAAGAAAAAACGCTGTCGGGCTATGGCAATTCATAAGGCCGACCGGACTGAAATACGGACTGAAAATAAACTACTGGGTAGACGAGAGAATGCACGCCGAGAAATCGACCTTGGCGGCAGCCAGATATCTAAGGAAGTTGTATGAGGAATTCGGTTCATGGGAACTTGCCCTCGCCGCCTACAACTGCGGAGAGAAGAGAGTGGCGAAGGCTATCAGGAGAACAGGTTCAACCGATTTCTGGACAGTATCAAGAAGGCTTCCCAGGGAAACAAGAAACTACGTGCCGAAATTCAACGCCGCTTTGATAATAGCCAAGAACCCTGAGAAATACGGTTTCAGGATTACGGAAACGGGGAGAGACTACGAAGCCGTGAGCGTTCCACCCAGAAAAAGTATTGCGGAAATCGCCAACCTCCTTGACATGGGATACAAGGAGATTTCCAATTACAACCCTTCGCTCGTCGGACTTTCCACTCCCCCCGGAAAGAGCTATAAGCTCAAGGTTCCCAAAGGTTACGGAGAAAAACTCCTTGCCGTTAAAAGCGAAGTGGAGACCCTGAAGGACGTTAAGACTCCTTTCAGGACAAGGCCGGTAAGATACACCGTAAAGACTGACGACAGCCTCTGGAAGATAGCCAGGAAGTTCGGAACGTCCGTCGAGAAACTCAAGTACGCAAACGATCTCTCGGGTACGATCATACGCCCCGGCCAGAGGCTTAAGATACCCGCAAGAGGAAACGTCATATACGTAAAGCACAAAATCCGCCCCGGGGAAAATATTTACGTTCTGGCAAAAAGATACGGAACTTCAATCGACGAAATAAAAAGGGCTAACAACCTCAAGGGATCCCTTATAATAGCGGGGAAAACCCTTTCCATTCCACAGAGGCTTTCCCACTCTTACGTGCCGCAGGACGTTCCGAAGAAGGTGCACCACAAGATAATCCCCGGCGACACGCTGAGCGAGCTGGCGCTTCGTTACAGAGTGTCGGTTTCCCAGATCAAGAGGTGGAACAACATGTCTTCAACCATGCTGATCGCCGGAAGAAACCTCGTCATCTACAAATAA
- a CDS encoding PIG-L family deacetylase: MQETKALIVSPHPDDLEIGMGGTACLLLEKGVDVVSVIVTDGRRSANPLGISQEELVQTREREVRTSSEILGVEVSLLGFSDMESDSNKREFSSRMAEVITNLRPGEIYLPHPEIDKHRTHRTVSRLTLDCLNAALGESPFECECWFYEVWTPFPSYDRIEDITSFADRKRQAIEAHMSQTSYKDYTDGIMGLNRYRGAFHDTADGFAPLWAEVFIKHDSG; encoded by the coding sequence ATGCAAGAGACAAAAGCCCTTATAGTTTCTCCGCACCCGGATGACCTTGAAATAGGCATGGGAGGAACTGCCTGCCTGCTTCTGGAAAAAGGTGTTGACGTGGTTTCCGTTATCGTTACGGATGGAAGGAGAAGTGCGAATCCCCTTGGTATTTCGCAGGAAGAGCTTGTGCAGACAAGGGAACGGGAAGTTAGGACATCCTCAGAGATACTCGGAGTGGAGGTTTCTCTTCTGGGGTTCTCCGACATGGAGTCCGATTCGAACAAGCGTGAATTCAGTTCCAGAATGGCGGAAGTAATAACAAATCTCCGCCCGGGGGAGATATACCTCCCGCATCCTGAAATTGACAAGCACAGAACCCACAGGACGGTTTCCCGCCTGACGCTTGATTGTCTCAACGCGGCGCTTGGGGAAAGCCCTTTTGAGTGTGAATGCTGGTTCTATGAGGTGTGGACGCCTTTTCCTTCATACGACCGGATCGAGGATATAACGTCTTTTGCCGACCGCAAGCGCCAGGCGATTGAGGCGCACATGAGCCAGACGTCCTACAAGGACTACACAGACGGCATAATGGGCCTTAACAGGTACAGGGGGGCTTTTCACGACACCGCGGACGGATTCGCGCCGCTTTGGGCCGAGGTCTTCATAAAGCATGACTCCGGGTGA